The genomic stretch CTGAGAATATCAATAACTTCGAATTTAACAGAAGAGTAAGCGAAGTCCAAAAACAACCTTGGAAGATCGAAAAAGTAAATCTCTCCGTGGTAGTTGACGGCCAGTGGACCAAAAAGGAAAACGCAGACGGAACTGGTTACGACAGAACTTATATCCCGGTTTCTGACGAAGACATCCGAACCGTTCGTAAAAACTTAGAAGCAGCAGTAGGTATAGACAAAGCGAGAGGAGACCAAATCTCCGTAATCAGCATCGCTAAAGACCGCTCTGCTCAATTCGCCGCAGAAGACGAAGAATTAAGAAAACAGAAAGCGATCCGCCAAATGGTAATCGCATCGTTAGTCATAGTATTATTCTTAATACTCACTATCCTCATCTACAGAGCGATCAAAAAAGAAATCGCAAGACGCCGCAGACTACGCGAAGAAGAACTCGCAGCAATGCAGCAGATGATGAGAGAAGCAGCTCTCCGAGTCATGGACGACGGAAGCGCAGAAGTCGAACTCTCTCTGGACGAAAAACTCAGAAGAGAACTTCTCGAAAACGCGATCAATCTCGCCAGGGAAAAACCGGAAGAAGTGGCACAACTTCTACGCACCTGGTTATCTGAAGAGGAAGCAACCTAATGAGTATCCTGTCCGGAAAAAGAAACCGGGCGGGACAGCTCCTCCGAATCCTGGGGGAGCATCTTCCCCCGGAAGTGTTTCGCCACCTTGGGCCCCAAGACACGTCCAAACTTTTAGAAAGTTTTCACAAGTCCGGCAAAATAGAAGCGAAACAAGAAAGAGAACTTTTAGGTTCCTTCTTAGAAGGACTTTCAACCGTCCCGAAAGAAGGGATCGATCGAGACACCTTGGCTTTGATCCAAGAACTCGAGACAATCTTAAAAGAGGATTTGAATACCGAGCCGGAATGGTCCGAGGAACTCAAATCTTATACAAAGGAAGAACTTTCCAAGATCGTAGCGGGAGAATCTGCAGACAGAATAGCACTCATATTCTGTTACGCGGATCCGGATACTTCTGCCAGAGTATTGGAAGAATTCCCGGAAGATACCCAGGAGGAGATCCTACTTTCTATCCGAAATTTGGACCTATCTTCTGCTGGACTTCTGGACTCTTTGGAGAGGTTTTTACGCTTCAAAAAAGAAGTCCTGAAATCTCCCGGGTCTGGAGTTCCTACCAAGGACAAGGGTGGCAAAAGGGCCGCAGAACTTTTGGGCAAATTAGACCCCCAAGATTCCCAGAAATTATTCTCCCGGATACGCGAAAAGAGCCAGTCATTTGCCGAAAATATAAATAAGCATTTCTTCCGAATGGAAGACCTGATGGATCTGAGCCGTGACGCTCTAAATAAGTTCATGTGGGAGATCCATCCAATCGTAACCGCAACCGCTTTTAAAGGCACAGAACCGGAAACGAAACAGGTCTTGCTGGAAAGGTTGGATCCAAGTCTCGCCTCCTCCATCCGATTGGAAGAAGATTCTATGGGACCGGTTTCCCTTGCTGAGATCGAAACGGCCCAGAATGGACTACTTGAAATTTTTAAGGAATCCGTAGAATCAGGAAGAATCAAGTTCCGGAGAAAGAACTAATATGGCGAAACTAGTCTTCAAACCTATCCAAATTTCGGACATGCAGGACCAGGTAGAGCTGCAGATCCCTGATAAATATAAAAAATTTCATAGGGACGAAGACGCCGAAGAGTTCGAAGTCGACCAAGAAGGAAATATTATAGAGCAATACCAAGGTCCTTCCATCGAAGAGATAGAGGCCGAGCTCAATCGTTATAAAGAAGAAACAGAAGAAAATATCAAAACAATGCTCGAGGACTCCCGCCGTAAGTCGGAGGAAATCGAGGAAGAAGGTCGTAAAAAAGCCTTCCAAATGATCCAGGATTCCAAAGAGAAGATCAAACTCGAAGAGGATTCAGGTAAGGCCAAAGCGGAACAGATCTTGGAAAGAGCCAAGATGGAAGCCGAAAGAATGATCAAAGAAGCCGAAATGAAAACGGCAGAGATCGAGCATGAAGCTTACCTAAAAGGATTCGAGGCAGGACGAGAAGTAGGTTTTAGAAAAGGACAGGGAGAAGTCCGACGCCTTATCGACCGTCTCGGAACCATCGTTGGTAAAGCGATCGATATCCGTGCAGAACTCATCCAAGCTTCCGAAAAACAGATGGTGGAAATGATCTTAATCATTGCTCGTAAGATCATAAAAGATGAGATCATCGAACGTAAGGAAATCGTACTCAATAATATTAGAGAAGCCCTGAAACGTATCAAGGACAGGGACCGTGTGGATATCCGAGTCAACTTTGCAGACTTGGAAATCACTACTGCTCACAAAGACGAACTTATCAAACTTATGGAGTCCCTTCGTAAGGTCAATATCTACGAAGACTCTCGCGTCGACAGAGGAGGAGTCATCATCGAAACAGATGTTGGTGCCATCGATGCAAGGATCTCCACTCAGCTCAAAGAAATCGAAGAAGCTATTCGAAATGCGGAGCCGATCTAATCCACCATTCACGTCCAAACTTAGTCTCCTACCCGGCCGCCCTTACAGGCGGTCGGGTCAGGGGGGTTTTCTTTCTTTTGGATTGGGATTCTGTAGTAACTTCGACAGACCTTCTAATATAACCCTATGTGACATAATTCCGTTATATTCTCATTATCACTTGACTCCGGGTAAAATCCCAGGGACAGTATCCGGTATCTAAGAGCTAAGATCATGATAGAGAAGAAGTTTCACGAAAAGGTAGACGTCATCTCCAAGTATTTCCTGATCTTGGATCGCACAGAAACCATCCGCAAATCCGGAAGAGTTGTTCGTGTTTCCGGGAACGTAATTTATTCGGAAGGACCTCCGGATTCCAAGATCGGAGAGATCATGGAAGTCCAAAAAGCAGGAACAGAAGGCTACCTGCAATGCGAGATTGTAGGTTTCGAAAATCATGTATATACACTAATGCCTTTAGGTCCTGTAGAAGGTGTATATCCTGATGCATTCGTATTTTCTTCAGGAAGAAGTTTGAATGTCCCTGTGGGAAGAGAACTTCTTGGCCGTGTCCTAAATGGTGTAGGACGTCCAATCGATAAAAAGGGACTTATTATCACTTCGGAAGAAAAATCTCCGGAAGGAGAAAGTATCAATCCGCTGGATCGACCTGTAATCCGGGACATTCTTCTTACTGGCGTAAGGGCGATCGATGGAATTTTAACCGTAGGTAGAGGACAAAGATTAGGGATCTTCTCCGGATCCGGTGTGGGAAAATCCAGCTTACTAGGTATGATCGCTAGATTCACGAACGCAGATGTAAACGTGATCGCACTCGTTGGAGAACGAGGCAGAGAAGTGAACGAATTTTTGGAAAGAGATCTTGGAAAAGAAGGTCTTGCAAAATCGGTGGTATTTGCCGCTACCTCGGACGCACCTAAAATGGAGCAGGTCAACTGCGCCCTACTCGCCACCTCCGTTGCGGAGTATTTCAGAGAACAAGGTCTTCATGTAAACTTAATGATGGACTCCTTGACCAGGTTCGCGCATGCAAACCGAGAGATCTCAGTTTCAAATCATGAACCGCCTATCACCAGAGGATTTAGTTCATCCGTTTTTACTAAATTAGCAAAACTTGTTGAACGTTCTGGAACTTCTAAATCAGGCGGAAGTATCACCGGGTTTTATACAATTTTAACTGACACAGATGAGATGGAAGATCCGATCGCAGATGCTGTCCGTGGTTATATCGACGGGCACATTATCCTTTCCCGTAAACTTGCGGAAAGAAACCATTATCCTGCAATTGATATCCCTGCTTCCCTATCCAGGGTAATGCAATCTATAGTCGAAGAAGACCAGTTCATGAGAGCCGGAATGATCCGTGAGCTTATTTCCACCTATAATTCTGTGGAAGAATTAATTCTTCTAAATGCTTACGTAAGGGGATCCGACCCAAAAGTGGATCTTTCCATTCGTAAAAAAGATAAGATAGATTCGTATCTAAAACAGAGACTTATGGAAAGAAGTCTTTTCCCACAAACAATTAGCGGTCTAAGAGATATTTTAAAAGAAGAAAGAGAAGAAGAGGAATTTTAATCTATGAAAAGATTCCAATTCAGACTCGAACCCGTACTCCGCTTAAAGAAGATCAAAGAGGACCAAAAACTTAAGGAACTTTCGGAATTGGTGGCAGAAGTCAACCAACGTAAATCCGAAATAGATTCCAATGAGACAAGGATACGCTCCTTATCTTCCACAGAACTTTCAGGAAGTACGGACCTACGAGAATATTCTTATTTGCAAACTTATATGAGACAACTTCTGACTCGAAATACTGAGTTAGAAACGGAGATCCGTTCCTTTGACGAACCTGTAGAGAAAAAAAGAACGGAAGTATCAGAGGCAAGAAAAGAGAAGAAGGTACTGGAACTTCTAAAAGAAAACCGTTTCAAGGAGTATATGCGCTCCTATAGAAAAGCGGAAAAAATCCAGGCAGAAGAGCAATTTTTAGCAGATCTTTATAGGAAGACTAGGGAGGAAACATATGGGGATGATAGATCTAAACGGGATCCGAAAGTATTTACCTATGATACGGGAGGCGTCGAGCGCACCGGTACAGAAGATGCGGGACTTTCTGAACTCAGAAAACTTTACGAGCGTTATAAAAAGTGACCTCCCCTTTTTAGAAGTACGTAAAACAGTAGAATCTTCCGATCCTTTAATCGGGAGCATGGCAAATCTTCAAGATAAGATTTCTCATTTGGAAAATAAGGCCGGAGAATTGGAAAAAAGAATTTCAGGATCCAGGCTGGACATTCGGGTATAAGAAGTGGCAAGTTTAACCGACAAAGCAAGAGCAGTATATTTAGTACTTCTGATCTTCTTCTTAGTGTTGATCGGATTTTTTGCGTTTCACTATTTTCAAATCATAGACGCTGCAGAAATTTTTCCTTTTTTAAGGACGGAGCCCGGTTTAGTAAATGCGGACTCTGAATCTCCTTCCGAGTTGGAAAAGTTGGAATTCCGTAAAGAAATGGAAAGACTCGCCAAAGATAGGGACGAGATCTCTCAAAAAGAAGACGAATTAAAAAAAGAAAAAGAACGTTTGGAAGCCGAATTGGAAAAGATTGAGGAACTCAAGAGAGGTCTCACTTCCAAGGAGAATGAGCTTAAATCTTCCGAATCCGAGAGAAACAGCAGAGGTAAATTGGTTAAGGTTATGGCGGAGAAGGTAGCAAATATGCCTCCGGACAATGCAGTACAAATGTTAACCAATTGGCCAGATAAAGACATCATAGATGTTTTCATCCAAATGGACAAGGACGCAGAACAGGATGGTAGACAAACAATCACTACCTATCTTCTTACCTTGTTCCCGGCAGAACGTAGGGCGAATATTACGAATAAATGGTTGTCCAGATCGGATGTGATCAAAGCTCCCGAATCCAATTCTGAATCAGAAGAACTTTAAAATTTTATGAAAAAGAAAACGATCCTCTTTTTTTCTATACTATTATTATGCACAGGTGCCATCTACTCTAAGAGCAAAAAAAATGCCGCTCCTGCAAAGCCTAAATATGTTTCCGGCGAAGAATTGGTCAATAACCCAGGCAAGGCAGTAGGAGAAACTGTCCGAGTTGCCGGGACAGTAACTCATGTACTCTATAAAGGAAATTCTATCAGGTTTGTGGTTCACTTCTCCGGAAAACCTGTAGTCCTAGATTCCGACGATTACGGCCTAATGAACCGTGTATCTGTAGGTTCCTACGTAGAAGTCTGCGGATTTTATCTAAAGAATAAAAAGCTGGAGCTGGACGGAAAGAGAACGGACATGCCTTCAATCGTTATAGAACAGACTTACTGTACGAACTAGCGATTCTTTAAAAATACTTCCGTTCTTTCTTTTGCGTTTTTTCTAATATTCGAGTAGAAAAAATGGAAATCTCCAGTATGTAGATTTCCATCCTTTCCTAAATTGGGAGTCCTAGTGATTTCGGGTTCATGTATCCATAAAACACCCGAATGACATTTAGCATCAGCGGCCCCAGGGATCAATTGATCAAAGCTTCTGTTCACACTTCCTAAATTTTCGGATTTAGCTGAATATTCCTCGTCGTGTTTCCAACTCAAAGGATTCACACAAACTGTATCCTTTCCATATCGATCCAATAATCTACCCGGAGAATTTCCCCAAATATAGGAATTCCAACCCACCACACATCCTGTTTCATTAGGACTGGAACAAACAGGCAAACCTGTTTCCTCTTGCTTAAATGGAAATCCGATTGAATAAGATACAATTAGGTTTTTCCTATATTCCGGATTAGAAGAGATCACTTCTTTGAGCAAACGGACAGAATGTCTAGTGCCTTGGCTGTGAGAAGCTATAATATAAGGCCTCCCATTATTCCAATGTTTCATATAATAAAGAAAGGAAGCCTTCACATCCTCGTAAGCCAAATCCAATGCGGCGAGTCCTTCCGGAGTATCTTTTACAAAAACATAAAATGCGGCTTGTCTATATCTTGGAGCAAACACTTTACAACACTCATTAAATGCGCTCGCTTGAGTTCGAAGAGGATGTTCATCAGTTCTTTGGTTTAAGCTCTCGTCCTTTAGGTCCCCATTCCAGTATTTAGGCCGAAGAAGTAATGTAGTCGGATGGATATAAAAAGTGTCCACCTTTGCAAGGGATTGATTTTCTTTTAAGCCGGAATTTTCAGGAACCAGATCCGCGTTATCTTTTTTATCTGGAAGTGCGGCCCAAAACTCGGACTTAGAATAATCAGGAACCGTTAAATTCTTACTCTCTTCAAAATCTTTTCTGGGTTTGATGAGAAACATACATTGGAAACTAAAAATAGAAAGTATAGAAACTAAAAGAAAATTGCGTAAGAATTTCATATTACCTAATCCTTGGTTTAAAATAAGAAAGTTCAGAACGGCTTAGGTTTCCGAATTTAGCGGAAATTTTTAAAATAATATCTCTTCCAAACGGGACAATGCAAGCTCCAGTTTATCATTCACGATGATATGATCGAACTCGTCCTTATGTGCCAGTTCTTCTTTTCCGTTCTTGATTCTTTTTTGGATACTTTCTTCCGAATCGGTTCCTCTACCGCGTAGTCTTTTTTCCCATTCTTCTTCATTGGGAGGAAGAATGAAAATTGTGATCGCTTCTTTTCCCAATTTTTGTTTTACCTGAGCGGCCCCTTGCACATCCAAATCCATGATCACTGACTTGCCCGCGGACATACATTGGTTTACGAATATTGCAGGAGTTCCGTAATAATTATCATGGACCTTGGCCCATTCTAAAAATTCTCCCTTCTCAATTCCGGATTCGAATTCTTCTTTGTTTAGAAAAAAATACGTTACACCTTCCTTGTCTCCCGGGCGCGGAGGCCTAGTCGTACAAGAAACTGAAAAAGCCAAATCTGGATGTTTGGCTCTTATCATTTGGATGAGTGTGGATTTGCCTCCTCCTGCTACGGAGGATAGAACGATGAGCTTGGGAGATTTCAGTCCTTTTCTTCCTCTTCTTCTGCAATGGAATTGTCCCTGCTTTCTATCCTTCTTGTGAGGGCTTCCACTCTTAAGTTGGAAAGGATCAAATGATTGGAGTCCGTGATTATGATGGACCTGGTTTTTTTTCCCTGGGTCGCGTCTACCAAACTGTTATTACTTTTGGCTTCGTTTCGGATTCTTTTTGCGGAAGCCGAATCCGAATGAATGATACCCACAATTTTGGAAACCATAACTATATTTCCAAAACCAACGTTCAAGACGCTAAATTGGGACATTAGGTCCTCCTATTTCTCTCCAACCTAAATCTTTCGATAATGTCCACCTCACCGGTGGCGAGATCCAAGGCTTCTGAGATTTCTTCATGGGAATAGCCTTTTTTCAAGAGGAAAACTACCTTCTCAATTTTACTCGCCCCGTCTCCCAGGTCTTTTAGCGCAGTTTCAGAAGAAATTTTTACCGAATCCGGTTTCTGAGGAACGTAACCTGTCATTTTCCTTTCGAGAATTTTTCCAAAATTCTCTTCCAAAGGAATTTTATTGTCCGTCCTTTTGGATTTAGAACTCGTTTTTTTAGGACCTAATTCAGGAGTATAATCCGACTCCGCTTTTAAAGAGCCGCCGCTAATATCTTCCGGAAATTCAATTTTGTTCTCTTCAAATGGATCCCCATCTAAAGAAATATCGAATGTAGAACTTGGATTATACATTGGCTGAGGAGTTCTTGTTGGAGAAATTTCGGACATCAATTCGTGGGAATCTTTCCAACCCATTACGTCTTTGATCTTCTTGCCGAAGTTTTTCAGAATTCCCAAAGTTCCCGAATCTTCTTCGACGGAAGAGACAGTTTCTTTTTTAAGATTTTTTCTTTCCGGATCCAAGAATGGTTTAGGATTTTCCGGAGAATAATTTTCTCTCAAATTCTGTTTATAGAGCCTACCTACACCTTCTCCCGCTTTTGCCGCAAGTTCTTGTTTCCTAGACTCCAAGGATTCAATCGGATTCGATTTTAATTCTTTTTGTTTTTCCCGAATTAAAGTCAGATATTCGTTCTTAAATTTTTCCTCATCTGAAATTTGAACTGTTTCCCTATGAGTAAGGATAGAAGGTTCTTCAGTTTCTAACTCTTCCTCTACGCTCTCGAATTCCAATATTGGTTCGGAAGAAATATTCTGTTTTTCTAATTTTGTCCCGTCGGTCGAAATTATTCTTTCTGGGAGAGATTCCAATTTTTGGAGGATGGATTTGTATTTATCCTCCAAGGAATCGGAACGTTGTACCAAAATTTTATAAGCTTGGATCTTGGAATTTAGAAGTTCTATCTGGCTTTCCGTTTCCGTTTGGATCTCGTCTACTAGAGTCCGGATCTCTTCGTTGATACGGCGGATCATATGAGAACGGATCCTCTTCGTCACTTGCGCGGATATACCTATGTACAAGCCTGCGGCTATGATAATATTTAAAAATAGGACCGTGAATAGTTCCATCGCGCGAGCTTCCTTTTCGAGGATTTCCAACAACATCCCTCGGAAAGCCGGTGCGAGTTTTTATTAAGCTATATAGTCCACTGTAGAACGAGTAGGCGTCCGAATTTCGGTTTTTCTACCGCTCTTATCATAGGAGAAAATTCTCTCCTTTCCACCCTCGGGTTTTGGCCCTTTAAAAGAACGGATTTCCTTTTCTATTTCTCCGATCCTTTGGGTGTATGAGTTACGAAGTCTTTCTCTATATTCCGGAGATAATGAAAAAGTTTCGGTGTACATCTGCACCGCATACTTTTTATCTATGGAATACTCTCGGACCGATTTTTCGTTCTGAGCGATCACGTTCGAAAGAGTATGTGGGTTCTCCACCATAGTCCTTCGGACCAGATCGTTCGCGGCGCCGTATCCGGAAAGAGGTTCGTTCAGCCTCATATCCTTTATTTTCCTCTAGATCTGTTTTTTCTCCAGTCTTTTTTATCCGGTTCAGGATCTTGGTACGGCAATTGTCGGATGACCCCATTCTCTTCCACGAAGGTCTTATGTTTGATTTCGTTGCGGGTCTTAAAGTCCGCACTTTTGATCTTAATGGTGACCCCTCCGAATAGGGTCTTTTCAACGCTGATCTTACCGTTTGCAGCTCTTTCTTCAATATAAGCCTTGAGGTTCTGGATCTCGTTTTCGTATTCCCTTACACGGACCTCCAGTTTTTCTGTAGCCTTACTGGTTTTGATCAGCTGTTGTTCATGGTCCTGGGTAAAAGAAGCAGGGTCATTTTCCTTTCTGGCCTTAAGTGTCTTAAGACTTTTAGAGATTTGTTCGAACTTGTCCTGGTTTTCGGCCAGTTTTTCTTCGTATTCAGAGATCTGTTTTAATACCTTAGGATCTGTTCCTACAATAAGTTCGGTAGCAGGGTTGGCAGAAGATCCGATAACCTTGGCTGCGATCGTATCGGAAGCACGGATCG from Leptospira neocaledonica encodes the following:
- a CDS encoding FliG C-terminal domain-containing protein, coding for MSILSGKRNRAGQLLRILGEHLPPEVFRHLGPQDTSKLLESFHKSGKIEAKQERELLGSFLEGLSTVPKEGIDRDTLALIQELETILKEDLNTEPEWSEELKSYTKEELSKIVAGESADRIALIFCYADPDTSARVLEEFPEDTQEEILLSIRNLDLSSAGLLDSLERFLRFKKEVLKSPGSGVPTKDKGGKRAAELLGKLDPQDSQKLFSRIREKSQSFAENINKHFFRMEDLMDLSRDALNKFMWEIHPIVTATAFKGTEPETKQVLLERLDPSLASSIRLEEDSMGPVSLAEIETAQNGLLEIFKESVESGRIKFRRKN
- the fliH gene encoding flagellar assembly protein FliH gives rise to the protein MAKLVFKPIQISDMQDQVELQIPDKYKKFHRDEDAEEFEVDQEGNIIEQYQGPSIEEIEAELNRYKEETEENIKTMLEDSRRKSEEIEEEGRKKAFQMIQDSKEKIKLEEDSGKAKAEQILERAKMEAERMIKEAEMKTAEIEHEAYLKGFEAGREVGFRKGQGEVRRLIDRLGTIVGKAIDIRAELIQASEKQMVEMILIIARKIIKDEIIERKEIVLNNIREALKRIKDRDRVDIRVNFADLEITTAHKDELIKLMESLRKVNIYEDSRVDRGGVIIETDVGAIDARISTQLKEIEEAIRNAEPI
- a CDS encoding FliI/YscN family ATPase produces the protein MIEKKFHEKVDVISKYFLILDRTETIRKSGRVVRVSGNVIYSEGPPDSKIGEIMEVQKAGTEGYLQCEIVGFENHVYTLMPLGPVEGVYPDAFVFSSGRSLNVPVGRELLGRVLNGVGRPIDKKGLIITSEEKSPEGESINPLDRPVIRDILLTGVRAIDGILTVGRGQRLGIFSGSGVGKSSLLGMIARFTNADVNVIALVGERGREVNEFLERDLGKEGLAKSVVFAATSDAPKMEQVNCALLATSVAEYFREQGLHVNLMMDSLTRFAHANREISVSNHEPPITRGFSSSVFTKLAKLVERSGTSKSGGSITGFYTILTDTDEMEDPIADAVRGYIDGHIILSRKLAERNHYPAIDIPASLSRVMQSIVEEDQFMRAGMIRELISTYNSVEELILLNAYVRGSDPKVDLSIRKKDKIDSYLKQRLMERSLFPQTISGLRDILKEEREEEEF
- the fliJ gene encoding flagellar export protein FliJ; this encodes MKRFQFRLEPVLRLKKIKEDQKLKELSELVAEVNQRKSEIDSNETRIRSLSSTELSGSTDLREYSYLQTYMRQLLTRNTELETEIRSFDEPVEKKRTEVSEARKEKKVLELLKENRFKEYMRSYRKAEKIQAEEQFLADLYRKTREETYGDDRSKRDPKVFTYDTGGVERTGTEDAGLSELRKLYERYKK
- a CDS encoding periplasmic-type flagellar collar protein FlbB; its protein translation is MASLTDKARAVYLVLLIFFLVLIGFFAFHYFQIIDAAEIFPFLRTEPGLVNADSESPSELEKLEFRKEMERLAKDRDEISQKEDELKKEKERLEAELEKIEELKRGLTSKENELKSSESERNSRGKLVKVMAEKVANMPPDNAVQMLTNWPDKDIIDVFIQMDKDAEQDGRQTITTYLLTLFPAERRANITNKWLSRSDVIKAPESNSESEEL
- a CDS encoding TOBE domain-containing protein, giving the protein MKKKTILFFSILLLCTGAIYSKSKKNAAPAKPKYVSGEELVNNPGKAVGETVRVAGTVTHVLYKGNSIRFVVHFSGKPVVLDSDDYGLMNRVSVGSYVEVCGFYLKNKKLELDGKRTDMPSIVIEQTYCTN
- a CDS encoding DUF3089 domain-containing protein, whose product is MKFLRNFLLVSILSIFSFQCMFLIKPRKDFEESKNLTVPDYSKSEFWAALPDKKDNADLVPENSGLKENQSLAKVDTFYIHPTTLLLRPKYWNGDLKDESLNQRTDEHPLRTQASAFNECCKVFAPRYRQAAFYVFVKDTPEGLAALDLAYEDVKASFLYYMKHWNNGRPYIIASHSQGTRHSVRLLKEVISSNPEYRKNLIVSYSIGFPFKQEETGLPVCSSPNETGCVVGWNSYIWGNSPGRLLDRYGKDTVCVNPLSWKHDEEYSAKSENLGSVNRSFDQLIPGAADAKCHSGVLWIHEPEITRTPNLGKDGNLHTGDFHFFYSNIRKNAKERTEVFLKNR
- the gmk gene encoding guanylate kinase, with the protein product MVLSSVAGGGKSTLIQMIRAKHPDLAFSVSCTTRPPRPGDKEGVTYFFLNKEEFESGIEKGEFLEWAKVHDNYYGTPAIFVNQCMSAGKSVIMDLDVQGAAQVKQKLGKEAITIFILPPNEEEWEKRLRGRGTDSEESIQKRIKNGKEELAHKDEFDHIIVNDKLELALSRLEEILF
- a CDS encoding DUF370 domain-containing protein translates to MSQFSVLNVGFGNIVMVSKIVGIIHSDSASAKRIRNEAKSNNSLVDATQGKKTRSIIITDSNHLILSNLRVEALTRRIESRDNSIAEEEEEKD